The proteins below come from a single Afipia felis ATCC 53690 genomic window:
- a CDS encoding OpgC domain-containing protein, whose amino-acid sequence MVIIGSHGTGQAMQKFSDLGEKQRDLRLDLFRGLANWLIFLGHVPDSLLTWFTSRNYGFSDGADLFVFISGYTATLVYSRMMIKRGFVVGATRLWKRAWQLYVAQMLLFLFYTATIHYVAHQWDLGHLMDQFNVAGLMDDPVDTLVQAMTLRFKPLNLDVLPLYIVLMSAFPFALWLLLRWPDMTMLGSVALYFVARRFQWNLTSYPRGYWYFDPFTWQLLFMLGGWLALSGGRRLQRIASSPIAMIGSVTFVVFALLVTLSDSLPALQPLVPIELRVLFVPNEKTYLAPYRVVHLLALLVLAVNLVPRNWPALTWPLLRPLIKCGQQSLEVFCVGIFLSFVAHLVLITTSDGVIVELIVGTCGILIMVAVAYYRSWSKEIDRPASGDGSIRPGCRTCGRTACP is encoded by the coding sequence GTGGTGATCATCGGTTCACACGGCACCGGGCAAGCAATGCAGAAATTTTCCGATTTGGGTGAAAAGCAGCGTGATCTGCGGCTTGACCTGTTCCGAGGGCTGGCGAATTGGCTGATTTTCCTCGGCCACGTTCCGGACAGCCTGCTGACGTGGTTCACCAGTCGGAATTACGGGTTCAGCGACGGCGCCGATCTTTTTGTGTTCATCTCGGGCTATACGGCCACCCTGGTCTATTCCCGAATGATGATCAAACGCGGGTTCGTTGTTGGTGCTACCCGCCTGTGGAAGCGCGCTTGGCAACTCTATGTCGCGCAAATGCTGCTCTTCCTGTTCTATACCGCCACGATCCACTACGTCGCCCATCAATGGGATCTCGGTCATCTCATGGATCAGTTCAACGTCGCAGGCCTGATGGACGATCCTGTCGATACGCTTGTCCAAGCTATGACGCTTCGATTCAAGCCGTTGAACCTCGACGTTCTCCCTCTCTACATCGTCTTGATGTCTGCCTTCCCGTTCGCACTCTGGCTGCTATTGCGCTGGCCGGACATGACTATGCTCGGTTCTGTTGCACTTTATTTTGTCGCACGTCGCTTCCAGTGGAATCTCACTTCGTATCCACGCGGATACTGGTATTTCGATCCCTTCACCTGGCAGCTTCTGTTCATGTTGGGGGGATGGCTCGCACTGAGTGGCGGTCGGCGGCTTCAGCGAATCGCGTCGTCGCCAATAGCCATGATAGGCAGTGTGACTTTCGTCGTCTTCGCCTTGTTGGTGACCCTGTCAGATTCACTGCCTGCCTTGCAGCCGCTCGTTCCGATTGAACTCAGGGTGCTTTTCGTGCCCAACGAGAAGACTTATCTTGCTCCCTATCGTGTGGTTCACCTGTTGGCGCTACTGGTGCTGGCGGTTAACCTCGTTCCTCGCAATTGGCCGGCGCTTACGTGGCCGCTCCTCCGGCCCCTCATCAAGTGTGGTCAGCAGTCGCTTGAAGTGTTTTGCGTCGGCATCTTTCTTTCCTTCGTCGCACATCTGGTTCTGATCACAACCTCCGACGGGGTCATCGTCGAGCTCATCGTCGGAACGTGCGGGATTTTGATCATGGTTGCCGTCGCTTACTACCGCAGTTGGTCCAAAGAAATCGATCGGCCGGCGTCAGGTGATGGTTCAATCCGGCCAGGATGCAGAACATGCGGCAGAACTGCATGTCCATGA
- a CDS encoding DUF411 domain-containing protein: MLAIAVGAPAAAVADEVSITVHKDPNCGCCSGWVQHVRDAGFSIRVEETSELALVRNRLGVPAELAACHTAEIAGYLLEGHVPAQAIRRLLSERPKARGLAVLGMPAGSPGMEAANPQPYSVVLFGSEGHKPFMRFKGVVAAEE; this comes from the coding sequence ATGCTCGCCATTGCGGTTGGAGCACCCGCGGCGGCGGTTGCGGACGAAGTCAGCATCACAGTGCATAAGGATCCCAACTGTGGATGCTGCTCGGGCTGGGTTCAACATGTTCGCGACGCGGGGTTCTCGATACGAGTGGAAGAGACCTCGGAGCTCGCGCTGGTCAGGAACCGTCTCGGCGTCCCCGCGGAGCTGGCGGCGTGTCACACGGCGGAGATTGCCGGATATCTGCTGGAAGGCCACGTGCCGGCACAGGCGATTCGACGCCTGCTATCCGAGCGTCCGAAAGCGAGAGGTCTTGCCGTGCTGGGCATGCCGGCTGGATCACCCGGCATGGAAGCCGCAAATCCGCAGCCTTATAGTGTGGTCCTGTTCGGATCGGAGGGCCACAAGCCGTTCATGCGTTTCAAGGGCGTGGTTGCGGCCGAGGAGTAG
- the copM gene encoding CopM family metallochaperone, whose protein sequence is MQQMMRGHMGGAMAGMQAQPATQSAATKAYMEAAERMHGPMTEGLQASDPDVAFVRGMIPHHQGAIDMAKVVLQYGKDDQTKKWASDVIRDQQREISEMQEWLKKNAR, encoded by the coding sequence ATGCAGCAGATGATGCGGGGCCATATGGGCGGCGCGATGGCCGGCATGCAAGCGCAGCCTGCCACTCAGTCCGCGGCGACGAAGGCCTACATGGAAGCGGCCGAGCGCATGCATGGCCCGATGACGGAGGGTCTGCAGGCGAGTGATCCGGATGTCGCATTCGTCCGCGGGATGATCCCGCATCACCAGGGCGCGATCGATATGGCCAAGGTCGTCTTGCAATACGGGAAAGACGATCAAACGAAGAAGTGGGCCAGCGACGTCATTCGCGATCAGCAGCGCGAAATCTCCGAGATGCAGGAGTGGCTCAAGAAAAACGCCCGCTAA